GCTATCCGGTCCTTGAGTGGCAAAAAATCCGCAGCAAAAACGAGGCGCTCGACTGTGAGGTATACGCCTACGCGGCAGCGATCCGGGCGGGGCTTCAAAGGATCAATTTTGAGCAATTAGAGCAACAGACCAGGGCCACAAAAACCACCACCACCAACACGGCACCATCGCGCCAGGCGCAGAGCACCAGATCTGCCCGGCCGGCAGTTTCTAGATCAAATTGGATGCAGAGGTAAAATAATGAAAGAAAGGCAGCAATATATACAGGTTTCGAAAGCTGCAAAAATGCTTGATTGCAGCGCCGAGTATGTCCACAAACTGATTGCAGACCGGCACCTGACAGCCATCAATGTTGGGGCTCGTATGACGCGCGTCAGTGTTGAGTCTCTAATGAATTTTATCAGGCGGTCAAGGGTCGATCCGGATAGCTATGCTCAGTGATCAAAGATGCCAGGTATTGCCATAAACAATCAAATCGGGATACAAAGTGACACCCACAGGATAGGGTCGCTCCCGAAAAGCCGGAAACCCTTTGCCGGCCTGCCTGTGGGCATATTCAAAGGGGCAGCCAAAAAGGGGGCTAAGATGGCAATTTTACAAGAATGTCCGGCCTGCAAGCGCAAACAATCCGTGAAAAAAAAGCGATGTGTTTCTTGTGGCCTGGAATTGGATGAGTTAAAAAAATCCCGACTGGTCAAATACTGGATTGATTTTAGATATCGCGATCCAAAGACCGGCAAGACCGTACAACGACGTGAGAGCGTCGAGGCCATGGAGGGGCTTCAAGGAAATTCCATTGCCGATGCACGCACAGCCCTTGCAAAGCGGTCGGTTCAGAAAGCAGAAAACCGGGTGCTCGATATCCTGCCTGAACACAAACTCACATTTTCAGAACTGGCCGATTGGTACTTGGCGTTAGAGTCTGTAAAAACACTAAAATCATACAAAACGGTAAAGGGATACATTAACAAATTCAAAGAGGCTTACGGGCAACGAATTGTGGCCGATATTTTACCGGCTGACCTTGAGGATTTGCAAGCCAAGCGCCTGGGGCAAAATTTAAAATTAAAAACCATTGACGATGAAATAAATTACGTCAAAACGATGGTCATCAAGGGCTTCGATAACGGCAAGGTCGGGGGTGATGCCCTTCGCTCTTTCCGGCGCGTCAAAAAATTGTTAAAGGGTCATGCCAATGCTCGAGACAGATATTTGACCATCGATGAATTTGCCCGGCTTCTTGAGGCCAGTCCGAACCATCTTAAAAATATTTTGACGATCGGGTATTGGTCCGGTATGCGCAAAGGTGAAATTACGGCGTTGACCTGGGATAAAATCGATATGAAGGGCCGCATGATCCGGCTTGAGGCCGAAGACACCAAAGAGGGGAAGGCCAAGTCGATCCCGATGGCAGAGGCCGTCTATCGGGTTATCCAGTCAATTCCAAGGTCTATTCACGATCCCCATGTGTTTCTCTATTACAGCAAGCCGATCACCAGGAATTTTAGCCAGGGGCTTAAATCTGCCTGCAAAAATGCGGGCATTGCCTGGGGGCGTGACGTGAAAGGCGGCTTTATTTTCCATGATCTACGGCACACCTTCGTCACTGATATGAGGCGAGCAGGTGTTGACCGTACCGTTCGAATGGCGATCACCGGTCACGCCATCCACGATATGGATCAGCGGTATGATGTGGTCGAAGAGTCGGATAAACTGGAAGCGATCAGGCGGCTTGAAAAGTATCGTTCGAAGGTGGCCTGTTTAACGAATGTTGACCAAACGTTGACTAAATCGGGTTTTTAATTTTTAACTTATTGATTTTAAAGGAAAAAGTGGCGGAAGTGCATGGGAATCGAACCCACCCGGGACGGTTTTAGCGCCCCACACCGGATTTGAAGTCCGGGAGCCCCACCAGTGAGCTGTCCACTTCCGCAGATTTTTCGTGCGCTATATTAACCCTGCGAAAAAAATTGTCAACCGCTAATGGAATAGGAGCTTCCCTGGCATGAGTCTGGCCTATTTTGACTGTTTCTCCGGTATCAGTGGGGACATGGCCTTGGGGGCGCTGGTTCACCTGGGGGTACCGGTCGACTGGCTCAAGGAACAGATACGCGCGCTGCCTTTGGATGGATTTGACATTCGATCCCAGGCGGTGTCGAGGCACGGAATTGCAGCGGCCCAGGTGGCGGTGGTTTCCGAAGAGACCCATCACCACCGGGATTACCAGTCTATCCAATCGCTTATAGAGAAAAGTCCGCTTTCCGATAGAGTCAAGACGATGAGCTTGGCGATTTTCGATCGCATTGCCGCGGCCGAAGCTCGGATTCACGGCTGCGACAAGGCTTCGGTGCATTTCCACGAGGTGGGCGGGGTCGATGCCATTGTGGATATCGTTGGGAGCTGTTTGGGGCTGGAGTGGTTGGGAGTGGAGACCGTGGTTGCCTCCGCGCTGCCCATGGGCGGTGGTTTTGTGCGCTGCGCCCACGGTGTTTTGCCGGTGCCGGCGCCGGCCACTGTGGAGATCCTCAAAGGCCTGCCGGTGTACGGCAATGGGATCGAAAAGGAGTTGGTGACGCCGACCGGTGCGGCCATTGTGGCTGGCAGCGCCGGACACTTCGGGCCGATGCCGGTGATGCGCGTGCGGCAGGTCGGCTATGGGGCCGGGACGACCGAGCTGGAGAGTCAGCCCAACCTGCTGCGGGTGATGCTGGGCGAGGTCGAAAACACATGGAAAATTGATGGTGCCCAGCGATTGGTCATGATCGAGACCAATATCGATGATATGAATCCGGAGATTTTCGGATATCTGATGGAACGCCTTTTTGAAGACGGTGCGCTGGATGTTTTTTGGGTGCCGGTCTTCATGAAAAAGAATCGGCCGGGCACCATGGTCCAGGTGCTTTGCGGGCCGATAGATCGCGAGCGGGTCGTTGGGCGCATCCTGGCAGAGACCTCATCGCTGGGGGTTCGATTTTACGAGGTGTATCGCACGGCGCTGGAGAGGGAATTGGTGGAGATGCCATCACCCTTTGGTCCGGTGAGGGTGAAAAAGATCAAGGGGTTTGCCGGTGGGGATCGCATTGTGCCTGAATACGAGGTATGCAGATCCATCGCCAGGGAGCGCCAATTGCCGCTGCAGGAGGTGTATGCGGCGATTTTGAAGGCTGCGGCAGACCAAAAATAGTCGGATGGCTCGTCGGATGAACCGTCGTTTGAGTAGACCGGCATTCGTCGGATCGCAACCGGTGGGATTTAAAAATAGTGTTTTTGCGCCTACTTGCCGTCAACAGCACCTTGACAAAAGTCGAAGCAACCGGTAGAAGCGGGCCATGCTTTTAAGGCGCCGGGTGGTCATATTTTTGGCGACAGGTGGCTATATCGGTCGTGCGCCGACGGCACCGGGAACATTCGGAGCCTTGCTGGGGTTGCCGCTTGCGTTTGTCCTGTCGAGGGTAAGTTGGGTCGGGTCCCTGGCGATCATGCTTGTTTTGACCCTGGTAGCGGTCTGGAGCGCCGGCGAGGCTGCGCGCCATCTCGGGGACAAAGATCCGGGCTGCATCGTTATTGACGAAATTGCCGGCATGGCGGTGGCGCTGCTCGGCATGCCCTTTACTCCGGTGAATTGCCTCGCCGGTTTTATTTTGTTCAGGTTTTTTGACATCCTCAAACCGCCGCCGGTGCGGCAGCTCGATCGCAACCTGGGTGGGGGATGGGGCATCGTGCTCGACGACATCGCGGCCGGGATCCTGGCGAACATCGTGTTGCGGATCGGGAATGCCGTATTGAACTGATCTGTTACATAAATGACATGATAAAAAAAGAGAACAAAAGCAATTTGTTAAGATATAAAGTGTTAAGTTTTAAGTGCAAAGTCTAAAGTGAAGGAATTCTGCCTGTTTTGTGATAGGTTGTTGTTGCCGATAACTGTCGTGATGGCCATGTGAAAAGTCGTTGCCGGACGGCGCCGTAAGCAGTTTGAGAGCAAGGCGCGCGACATTCCGTGGCATCATGCCGGGCTTCGGATCGTGGTCCGGGGACGCTTTTATCCGGCATACAGAACTGATTGAAAATGCTGGGTCCCGGGTTTCGCCGGGATGTCCGTAAGTGAACATCGAACCGCCCCGCTGACCGGGAATGGAATGCAACGAGGTAGAAAAACGATTTGAAAAAGGAATCCAACCAGGAAGCCGCTCCTTCATCCCGACCTGCAAAAGGTAAGCTTCGCGAAAATATCGAGGCCCTCGTTATTGCCATCATACTGGCCCTGTTTATTCGCACCTTTGTCGTCCAGGCGTTTAAAATCCCATCGGGCTCCATGCAGGACACGCTGCTGATCGGAGACTACATTCTAGTCAATAAGTTCATTTATGGAATCAAGATCCCCTTCACCGACAAAACCCTCATTCCCATCAGCAAGCCGGAACCCGGCGACATCGTGGTATTCAAATATCCTGAGGACCCCAGCAAGGACTTTATCAAGCGGGTTGTGGCGGTCGGTGGCGACAAGGTGGAGATCAGAAACAAAAAAGTTTACGTGAATGGAGCGGTCCGCGAAAATCCACACGCCATTCATGTCGATTCCCGGGTTTTCCCCCGCGGGTATCAGCCCCGGGACAATTTCGGCCCGGTGACCGTCCCAGAGGGGAAGCTGTTCGTCATGGGCGACAATCGCGACGAGAGCAACGACAGCCGTTTCTGGGGGTTCGTGGATGAATCGGCCTTGCGCGGCAAGGCGTTCATGATCTATTGGTCCTGGGATCGGGACGAATTCAGCGTGCGTTGGGACCGACTGGCCGATATTATCCGTTAGATTCATAATGATACATAACACTATCTGATTGTTAGGAATTCATCCGGTACTTTTCCCTCGAACCGGGGTTCAGGTGGGCCATGCCGCTGGAACGAAAAGACATCCTCGATATCGCCTCGCTGTCACGCCAGGAGATCCAGTTGATCCTGGATACGGCCGAGGGCATGAAAGAGATTTCCGAACGGCCCATCAAGAAGGTGCCCACCCTCAGGGGTAAAACCGTGGTGCTGTTCTTTTATGAGCCGAGCACCCGCACCCGCCTCTCGTTCGACCTGGCGGCCAAACGGCTCAGCGCCGACAGCCTGGCCATTTCGGCCGACATGAGCAGCCTGGTCAAGGGCGAAACCCTGCTGGACACGGCCCGCACCCTGGAGTCCATGCGGCCCGATGTGGTGGTGCTGCGTCACGCCTATTCTGGAGCGCCCCAGTTCCTGGCCGAACGCATCCAGGCATCGGTGATCAATGCCGGTGACGGCACCCATGCCCATCCCACCCAGGCGTTGCTGGATATGCTGACCATCCGGCAGCACAAAAAGACCTTGTCCGGCCTGCGCATTGCCATTGTCGGCGATATCGCCCACAGTCGAGTGGCGCGCTCCAATATTGAAGGATTGACCAAGATGGGGTCCAAGGTCGTGCTGGCCGGTCCGCCCACCATGATGCCCCGTGGTATCGAAGCGCTGGGGGCCGATGTGGCAGGGAGCATGGACGCTGCGATCGACGGCGCCGATGTGGTGATGATGCTGCGGATTCAGAAGGAGCGCCAGAAGC
This Desulfatitalea tepidiphila DNA region includes the following protein-coding sequences:
- the lepB gene encoding signal peptidase I, yielding MKKESNQEAAPSSRPAKGKLRENIEALVIAIILALFIRTFVVQAFKIPSGSMQDTLLIGDYILVNKFIYGIKIPFTDKTLIPISKPEPGDIVVFKYPEDPSKDFIKRVVAVGGDKVEIRNKKVYVNGAVRENPHAIHVDSRVFPRGYQPRDNFGPVTVPEGKLFVMGDNRDESNDSRFWGFVDESALRGKAFMIYWSWDRDEFSVRWDRLADIIR
- a CDS encoding phosphatidylglycerophosphatase A family protein; the protein is MLLRRRVVIFLATGGYIGRAPTAPGTFGALLGLPLAFVLSRVSWVGSLAIMLVLTLVAVWSAGEAARHLGDKDPGCIVIDEIAGMAVALLGMPFTPVNCLAGFILFRFFDILKPPPVRQLDRNLGGGWGIVLDDIAAGILANIVLRIGNAVLN
- a CDS encoding aspartate carbamoyltransferase catalytic subunit; the protein is MPLERKDILDIASLSRQEIQLILDTAEGMKEISERPIKKVPTLRGKTVVLFFYEPSTRTRLSFDLAAKRLSADSLAISADMSSLVKGETLLDTARTLESMRPDVVVLRHAYSGAPQFLAERIQASVINAGDGTHAHPTQALLDMLTIRQHKKTLSGLRIAIVGDIAHSRVARSNIEGLTKMGSKVVLAGPPTMMPRGIEALGADVAGSMDAAIDGADVVMMLRIQKERQKRFTMATEREYARQYGLNRERLALAKPDAVVMHPGPINRGVEIAPDVADGPHSLILNQVTNGVAVRMALLYLVLGGGRNADAD
- the larC gene encoding nickel pincer cofactor biosynthesis protein LarC, producing the protein MSLAYFDCFSGISGDMALGALVHLGVPVDWLKEQIRALPLDGFDIRSQAVSRHGIAAAQVAVVSEETHHHRDYQSIQSLIEKSPLSDRVKTMSLAIFDRIAAAEARIHGCDKASVHFHEVGGVDAIVDIVGSCLGLEWLGVETVVASALPMGGGFVRCAHGVLPVPAPATVEILKGLPVYGNGIEKELVTPTGAAIVAGSAGHFGPMPVMRVRQVGYGAGTTELESQPNLLRVMLGEVENTWKIDGAQRLVMIETNIDDMNPEIFGYLMERLFEDGALDVFWVPVFMKKNRPGTMVQVLCGPIDRERVVGRILAETSSLGVRFYEVYRTALERELVEMPSPFGPVRVKKIKGFAGGDRIVPEYEVCRSIARERQLPLQEVYAAILKAAADQK
- a CDS encoding tyrosine-type recombinase/integrase, with protein sequence MAILQECPACKRKQSVKKKRCVSCGLELDELKKSRLVKYWIDFRYRDPKTGKTVQRRESVEAMEGLQGNSIADARTALAKRSVQKAENRVLDILPEHKLTFSELADWYLALESVKTLKSYKTVKGYINKFKEAYGQRIVADILPADLEDLQAKRLGQNLKLKTIDDEINYVKTMVIKGFDNGKVGGDALRSFRRVKKLLKGHANARDRYLTIDEFARLLEASPNHLKNILTIGYWSGMRKGEITALTWDKIDMKGRMIRLEAEDTKEGKAKSIPMAEAVYRVIQSIPRSIHDPHVFLYYSKPITRNFSQGLKSACKNAGIAWGRDVKGGFIFHDLRHTFVTDMRRAGVDRTVRMAITGHAIHDMDQRYDVVEESDKLEAIRRLEKYRSKVACLTNVDQTLTKSGF